Proteins from one Nicotiana tabacum cultivar K326 chromosome 23, ASM71507v2, whole genome shotgun sequence genomic window:
- the LOC107809241 gene encoding uncharacterized protein LOC107809241, which yields MAATPNTTTTLATVDSTVGGGGGSVDELNAKAVHKRYEGLVMVRTKAVKGKGAWYWAHLEPILVHNSDTGLPKAVKLRCSLCDAVFSASNPSRTASEHLKRGTCPNFSNSVAKPISSVPPTTPNVTLTPSTTQQNHRKRSSSGGGGGVVRGGSSSGGGGSVTTTSYQVPPLAIVDPSRFAVDLAYSPVVSMATTIVTATGGSGGCTAGSGGCTVGSGGGVYAHQHLMLSGGKEDLGALAMLEDSVKKLKSPKASPGPTLSKSQIDSALDYLADWVYECCGSVSFSSLEHPKFKSFLNQVGLPPLSRRDFVGSRLDAKYEEAKAESEVKIRDAMFFQIASDGWKSKNYGDENLVNLSVNLPNGTGVFRRAVFTSGYVHSKYAEEIFMETISEICGNSLHQCVGIVADKFKAKALRNLENQHHWMVNLSCQYQAFNSLVKDFGKELPLLKNVTGNCLKLANFVNNKSQVRNSFHKYQLQEYGHASLLRVPLRSYERSDFEPVYTLVEDILSSARALQLVLLDESYKILSMEEQIARDIEEMMRSPHFWNELEAVHSLVKLIKTMAQDIQTEKPRIGQCLPLWEELRVKVKDWCSKFHIVEGPVEKVIERRFNKNYHPAWAAAFILDPLYLIRDNSGKYLPPFKCLTPEQEKDVDKLITRLVSREEAHIALMELMKWRTEGLDPVYAQAVQLKQRDASSGKMKIANPQSSRLVWETYLTEFKSLGKVAVRLIFLRASSCGYKCNWSFLRWANAHSHSRVGMDKAQKLIFVAAHSKLQRRDCSNDEDKDAELFSLANSEDDVLNEVFVDTSSV from the coding sequence ATGGCTGCTACACCAAATACAACCACTACTTTAGCCACCGTGGACTCCACCGTCGGCGGCGGCGGAGGCTCGGTCGACGAGCTTAATGCTAAGGCAGTGCACAAGAGGTACGAAGGGCTTGTGATGGTACGGACAAAAGCTGTAAAAGGGAAAGGGGCTTGGTATTGGGCTCACCTTGAGCCTATTTTGGTCCATAATTCTGATACTGGACTTCCTAAAGCTGTTAAACTCCGTTGTTCTTTATGCGACGCCGTTTTTTCTGCTTCAAACCCTTCAAGAACTGCCTCTGAACATCTCAAAAGAGGGACTTGTCCTAATTTCAGCAACTCTGTTGCAAAGCCCatttcttctgtgccaccaactACTCCTAACGTCACTTTAACTCCGTCAACAACTCAGCAAAATCACCGTAAACGGAGCTCTTCTGGTGGTGGTGGAGGTGTGGTACGTGGGGGTAGTTCAAGTGGGGGTGGGGGGAGTGTGACTACGACGTCGTACCAAGTTCCACCTTTAGCAATTGTTGATCCCTCTAGATTTGCGGTTGACTTAGCCTATTCCCCTGTTGTTTCAATGGCTACTACAATTGTTACTGCTACTGGTGGCAGTGGTGGTTGTACGGCAGGCAGTGGTGGTTGTACAGTTGGTAGTGGTGGTGGTGTGTATGCACATCAGCATTTGATGTTGTCAGGTGGTAAAGAAGATTTAGGTGCTTTAGCTATGTTAGAAGATAGTGTGAAAAAGCTAAAGAGTCCTAAAGCATCACCTGGCCCAACATTAAGCAAATCCCAAATTGATTCTGCACTTGATTATCTTGCTGATTGGGTCTATGAATGTTGTGGGTCGGTCTCGTTTTCGAGTCTTGAGCATCCAAAGTTTAAATCTTTCTTAAACCAAGTTGGTTTGCCGCCACTCTCAAGGAGAGATTTTGTGGGTTCAAGATTGGATGCTAAGTATGAGGAAGCAAAGGCTGAATCCGAGGTGAAGATTCGTGATGCTATGTTCTTTCAGATTGCATCCGATGGTTGGAAGTCGAAGAATTATGGTGATGAGAATTTGGTTAATTTGTCTGTGAATCTTCCCAATGGGACCGGCGTGTTTAGAAGGGCCGTGTTCACTAGTGGATACGTGCATTCTAAGTATGCAGAGGAGATTTTTATGGAGACCATTTCTGAAATTTGCGGCAACAGTTTGCACCAATGTGTAGGTATAGTGGCAGATAAGTTTAAGGCCAAGGCTTTGAGGAACTTAGAGAATCAGCATCATTGGATGGTTAACCTTTCTTGTCAGTATCAAGCGTTTAATAGTTTGGTTAAGGATTTCGGTAAGGAGCTTCCTTTGTTAAAGAATGTAACTGGGAATTGTCTAAAGCTTGCGAATTTTGTTAATAACAAGTCTCAAGTTCGGAATAGTTTTCACAAGTATCAATTGCAGGAGTATGGACATGCTAGTTTACTGAGAGTACCATTGCGAAGTTATGAAAGATCAGATTTTGAACCTGTGTACACATTAGTGGAGGATATACTGAGCTCAGCACGTGCACTTCAATTAGTATTGTTGGATGAATCCTATAAGATATTGTCTATGGAGGAGCAAATTGCTAGAGATATCGAAGAGATGATGAGGAGTCCACATTTTTGGAATGAACTTGAAGCAGTTCATTCACTGGTAAAACTGATTAAGACAATGGCACAGGATATCCAGACAGAGAAGCCGCGTATAGGGCAGTGCCTTCCTCTTTGGGAGGAGCTTAGGGTGAAAGTGAAGGATTGGTGTTCGAAGTTTCACATTGTCGAGGGACCAGTAGAGAAGGTGATTGAAAGGAGATTCAACAAGAACTATCATCCTGCTTGGGCTGCTGCCTTTATACTTGACCCTCTCTATCTGATTAGGGACAATAGTGGCAAGTACTTGCCTCCATTTAAATGTCTGACACCAGAGCAAGAGAAAGACGTGGACAAGCTCATAACCCGGCTTGTCTCTAGGGAAGAGGCTCACATTGCGTTAATGGAGCTTATGAAATGGAGAACTGAAGGACTTGATCCTGTGTATGCTCAAGCTGTACAATTGAAACAAAGGGATGCCAGCTCTGGAAAGATGAAAATTGCAAATCCACAAAGTAGCAGACTTGTGTGGGAAACTTACCTAACTGAATTTAAGTCACTTGGCAAGGTGGCAGTTAGGCTAATCTTCCTTCGTGCAAGTTCATGTGGTTATAAGTGCAACTGGTCTTTCTTGAGATGGGCGAATGCTCATTCCCATTCAAGAGTGGGTATGGACAAGGCGCAAAAGTTGATATTTGTTGCTGCTCATTCAAAGCTTCAGAGGAGGGATTGTTCTAATGATGAAGATAAAGATGCTGAGCTTTTTTCCTTGGCAAACAGTGAGGATGATGTTCTAAATGAGGTTTTTGTTGATACATCCTCTGTGTAG